In the genome of Rhodoferax fermentans, one region contains:
- the fabG gene encoding 3-oxoacyl-ACP reductase FabG — MSEPTFQGQVALVTGASRGIGAAIALQLAQQGLKVIGTATTDDGAAKISQALAAFDGCSGKTLNVNDAPGVDALIDDIVKTHGGLQILVNNAGITRDNLTMRMKDEEWDAVLDTNLKAVFRMSRAVMRTMMKQRYGRIISITSVVGASGNPGQANYAAAKAGVAGMTRALARELGSRNITVNCIAPGFIETDMTAGLPEEQHKALMGQIPLGHLGKPADIAHAVAYLASPQAAYVTGQELHVNGGMFMA; from the coding sequence ATGAGTGAACCTACATTTCAAGGCCAGGTGGCCCTGGTTACCGGCGCCTCGCGCGGCATTGGCGCGGCGATTGCACTGCAATTGGCCCAGCAAGGCCTCAAGGTGATTGGCACCGCCACCACCGACGACGGCGCCGCCAAAATCAGCCAGGCCCTGGCAGCGTTTGATGGCTGCAGTGGCAAAACCCTCAATGTCAACGATGCGCCCGGCGTGGATGCCCTGATCGACGACATCGTCAAAACCCACGGTGGCTTGCAGATTCTGGTCAACAACGCGGGGATCACCCGCGACAACCTGACCATGCGCATGAAAGACGAGGAATGGGATGCGGTGCTCGACACCAATCTCAAGGCCGTGTTCAGAATGAGCCGCGCTGTCATGCGGACCATGATGAAGCAGCGTTATGGCCGCATCATCAGCATCACCTCGGTGGTGGGGGCCTCCGGCAATCCGGGTCAGGCCAATTACGCCGCTGCCAAGGCCGGTGTGGCGGGCATGACCCGTGCGCTGGCGCGTGAGTTGGGTTCGCGCAACATCACCGTCAACTGCATTGCCCCGGGGTTCATCGAAACCGACATGACCGCCGGTCTGCCCGAGGAACAGCACAAAGCCCTGATGGGGCAGATCCCCTTGGGCCACCTGGGCAAACCAGCCGACATCGCCCATGCGGTGGCTTATCTGGCGTCTCCCCAGGCAGCGTATGTCACCGGCCAGGAATTGCATGTCAATGGTGGCATGTTCATGGCGTGA
- the fabD gene encoding ACP S-malonyltransferase has protein sequence MKPFAFVFPGQGSQSVGMLDGWADHPQVRAAVAEASDALHEDVGLLIKEGPKEALALTTNTQPVMLVAGVAAYRVWMAEVGVAPAAVAGHSLGEYSALVASGVLTLSQAAPLVRFRAQAMQEAVPVGVGAMAAILGTEAAKVIAVCAEVTGSFGQNTAEVVEAVNFNDPGQTVIAGSKAAVDQACVALKAQGAKRALPLPVSAPFHSSLMQPAALKLKDQLDTVAFAVPQIPVVNNIDVAVESDPQRIRDALVRQAFGPVRWVEVVQALQARGLSTLVECGPGKVLAGMAKRIAPDLAGLALFDAASLADVKTSLLEA, from the coding sequence ATGAAACCATTTGCTTTTGTATTTCCGGGTCAGGGTTCGCAGTCGGTCGGCATGCTGGACGGCTGGGCCGATCATCCGCAGGTGCGGGCTGCCGTGGCCGAGGCTTCGGACGCCCTGCATGAAGATGTGGGTCTGTTGATCAAGGAAGGCCCCAAGGAGGCGCTGGCGCTCACCACCAACACCCAGCCGGTGATGCTGGTGGCGGGTGTGGCGGCCTACCGCGTCTGGATGGCCGAAGTGGGTGTGGCGCCTGCTGCGGTGGCCGGGCATTCACTGGGTGAATATTCCGCGTTGGTGGCCTCGGGGGTGCTGACGCTGTCGCAAGCCGCGCCTCTGGTGCGCTTTCGGGCCCAGGCGATGCAGGAAGCCGTGCCTGTTGGTGTGGGAGCCATGGCGGCCATCCTAGGCACGGAAGCTGCCAAAGTGATTGCTGTCTGTGCAGAGGTGACGGGGTCTTTTGGCCAAAACACCGCCGAGGTGGTGGAGGCGGTCAACTTCAACGACCCTGGCCAGACCGTGATTGCCGGTTCCAAGGCTGCGGTGGACCAGGCCTGTGTGGCGCTCAAGGCCCAGGGCGCCAAGCGTGCCTTGCCCTTGCCAGTGTCGGCGCCTTTCCACTCCAGCCTGATGCAACCAGCGGCCCTGAAACTCAAGGACCAACTCGACACCGTCGCATTTGCGGTGCCGCAGATCCCGGTGGTCAACAACATCGACGTGGCGGTGGAGTCCGATCCACAACGTATCCGCGACGCGCTGGTGCGCCAGGCGTTTGGCCCGGTGCGCTGGGTCGAAGTGGTGCAGGCCCTGCAAGCCCGTGGTTTGTCCACCTTGGTCGAATGTGGTCCCGGCAAGGTCTTGGCTGGTATGGCCAAACGTATTGCGCCCGACCTGGCGGGTCTGGCGTTGTTCGATGCCGCCTCTCTGGCGGACGTCAAAACAAGTCTTTTGGAAGCCTGA
- a CDS encoding beta-ketoacyl-ACP synthase III: MNTYARITGTGSYLPPNRLTNAELVAQLAIQGIESSDEWIVERTGIRARHFIDPEMSCSDMALLACQRALEAAGRQAQDIDLIIVATSTPDMVFPSTATILQGKLGAHGGAAFDVQAVCSGFIYALTVADALLKSGAATKALVVGSEVFSRILDFKDRTTCVLFGDGAGAVVLEASAEAGILATDIHADGKYTDILCVPGHVSGGQIQGLPLLRMDGQAVFKLAVNVLDQTARAVLAKAGKTEADIDWLVPHQANIRIMQSTARKLKLSLDKVVVTVDQHGNTSAASIPLALDTAVRAGQIKPGQTVLLEGVGGGFTWGSVLLKL, from the coding sequence ATGAACACTTACGCACGTATTACCGGCACCGGCAGTTATCTGCCACCGAATCGCCTGACCAATGCCGAGCTGGTCGCACAGTTGGCCATACAGGGCATCGAGTCCAGTGATGAATGGATTGTCGAGCGCACCGGCATCCGTGCCCGGCACTTCATTGACCCTGAGATGAGTTGCAGCGACATGGCCTTGTTGGCCTGTCAGCGGGCGCTGGAGGCAGCAGGCCGTCAGGCCCAGGACATCGACCTGATCATCGTGGCGACCTCAACGCCGGACATGGTGTTTCCGTCGACCGCCACCATCCTGCAGGGCAAATTGGGAGCCCATGGTGGTGCCGCATTTGATGTGCAGGCGGTGTGCAGTGGTTTTATTTATGCGCTGACGGTGGCGGACGCTTTGCTCAAGTCTGGCGCGGCGACCAAGGCGTTGGTGGTGGGCTCCGAAGTGTTTTCCCGGATCCTGGATTTCAAGGACCGCACCACCTGTGTCTTGTTTGGTGACGGCGCCGGTGCTGTGGTGCTGGAAGCCTCCGCCGAGGCGGGCATTCTGGCCACTGACATCCATGCGGACGGCAAATACACCGATATTCTGTGTGTGCCAGGGCATGTCTCGGGCGGGCAAATACAGGGTTTGCCGCTGTTACGCATGGATGGCCAGGCAGTTTTTAAACTCGCCGTGAATGTGTTGGACCAGACTGCCCGCGCGGTGCTGGCCAAGGCAGGCAAGACAGAGGCCGACATCGACTGGCTGGTGCCACATCAGGCCAATATCCGCATCATGCAAAGCACCGCACGAAAGCTCAAATTGTCGCTGGACAAGGTGGTGGTCACAGTGGACCAGCATGGCAACACCTCGGCCGCGTCGATCCCGCTGGCACTCGACACCGCCGTGCGCGCGGGTCAGATCAAGCCCGGTCAGACGGTACTGCTCGAAGGGGTGGGTGGTGGATTCACCTGGGGCTCGGTGCTTTTAAAGTTGTAG
- the plsX gene encoding phosphate acyltransferase PlsX has translation MITIAVDCMGGDHGPRVTLPACSRFLETHPDAALIMVGLPESLRGYNHPRATVVLASEVVTMDDPLEVALRRKKDSSMRVAITQVKDGAAQAVVSAGNTGALMAISRYVLKTLDGIDRPAIAGQIPNAKGLGTTVLDMGANVDCTAEHLVQFAVMGSALVSVLSGNENPSVGLLNIGEEAIKGNEVIKKTGELLRIASQTGDLNFYGNVEGNDIFKGTADIVVCDGFVGNVALKASEGLAGMIVDFLRKEFSRNIFTKAAALVAYPVISALKKRMDHRRYNGGALLGLRGLVFKSHGSADDLAFGYALTRAYDAARNDLLERVRVRIAHAAPLLAPVEARLPTEAAVLV, from the coding sequence ATGATCACTATTGCTGTTGACTGCATGGGAGGTGACCACGGCCCCCGTGTCACTTTGCCCGCCTGTAGCCGCTTTCTGGAAACACATCCTGATGCGGCCTTGATCATGGTCGGTTTGCCTGAGAGTTTGCGTGGCTACAACCATCCGCGGGCCACTGTGGTGCTGGCCAGCGAGGTGGTCACCATGGATGACCCGCTGGAGGTGGCGCTGCGTCGCAAGAAGGATTCGTCCATGCGGGTGGCCATCACCCAGGTGAAAGACGGTGCGGCCCAGGCTGTGGTGTCGGCGGGCAACACCGGCGCCTTGATGGCGATCTCGCGTTATGTCCTGAAAACCCTGGATGGTATTGATCGCCCGGCCATCGCCGGTCAAATTCCCAATGCCAAGGGCTTGGGCACCACGGTGCTGGACATGGGGGCCAATGTGGATTGCACCGCTGAGCACTTGGTGCAGTTTGCGGTGATGGGTTCGGCCCTGGTATCGGTGCTCAGTGGCAACGAAAACCCCTCGGTGGGTTTGCTCAACATTGGTGAGGAAGCCATCAAGGGCAACGAAGTCATCAAAAAAACCGGTGAGTTGCTGCGCATCGCCTCTCAGACCGGTGATCTCAATTTCTATGGCAATGTCGAAGGCAATGATATTTTCAAGGGCACGGCCGACATTGTGGTGTGTGATGGTTTTGTGGGCAATGTGGCTCTCAAGGCCAGCGAAGGCCTGGCCGGGATGATTGTGGACTTTTTGCGCAAAGAGTTTTCTCGCAATATCTTCACAAAAGCAGCAGCATTGGTTGCGTATCCGGTGATATCAGCGCTTAAAAAGCGCATGGACCATCGCCGTTATAACGGCGGCGCCTTGTTGGGTTTGCGTGGCCTGGTGTTTAAGAGCCATGGTTCAGCCGACGATCTGGCGTTTGGTTATGCCCTGACGCGGGCGTATGATGCGGCCCGCAACGATTTGTTGGAGCGGGTTCGGGTGCGTATTGCGCACGCTGCGCCCCTGTTGGCGCCAGTTGAAGCACGTTTGCCGACTGAAGCCGCTGTATTGGTTTGA
- the rpmF gene encoding 50S ribosomal protein L32, whose protein sequence is MAVQQNKKSPSKRGMHRSHNALVVPGIAVESTTGEIHLRHHISPTGFYRGRKVLKTKSEA, encoded by the coding sequence ATGGCCGTCCAACAAAACAAGAAGTCACCTTCCAAGCGCGGTATGCACCGTTCACACAACGCCCTCGTGGTGCCCGGCATTGCTGTCGAGTCCACCACCGGTGAAATTCACCTGCGTCACCACATCAGCCCCACCGGTTTTTACCGTGGTCGCAAGGTGCTCAAGACCAAGTCTGAGGCTTAA
- a CDS encoding YceD family protein — translation MEHKHPPKFDVRHAAASQTLMEGHDVLSSYERLMQETQGLAAENPLDWTARVEVRPDPAGQPTNWLHLTVVTTMPQICQRCLGPVDVALQVNREFRFVESEAVAEQQDDECEEDLLVISREFDLATLVEDEVLMALPLVPRHETCPVNVKMLAVDDDFEAPVEKPNPFAVLAQLKGKA, via the coding sequence ATGGAACACAAGCACCCCCCCAAATTTGACGTCCGGCACGCCGCAGCCTCACAAACGCTCATGGAAGGCCATGACGTGTTATCAAGTTATGAGCGCCTGATGCAGGAAACACAAGGGCTAGCGGCCGAAAATCCACTGGATTGGACGGCGCGGGTCGAGGTGCGCCCCGATCCTGCGGGGCAGCCCACCAACTGGCTGCACTTGACGGTGGTCACCACCATGCCCCAGATTTGCCAGCGTTGCCTGGGTCCGGTGGATGTGGCCTTGCAGGTGAATCGTGAGTTCCGTTTTGTTGAGAGTGAGGCCGTGGCCGAGCAGCAAGACGACGAGTGTGAAGAAGACCTGCTCGTGATCAGCCGTGAGTTTGACCTGGCAACGCTGGTGGAAGACGAGGTGTTGATGGCTTTGCCCTTGGTACCGCGCCACGAGACCTGTCCGGTCAATGTCAAGATGCTCGCGGTAGACGACGACTTTGAGGCGCCCGTTGAGAAACCCAACCCGTTTGCGGTGCTGGCACAGCTCAAAGGCAAGGCTTAA
- a CDS encoding Maf family nucleotide pyrophosphatase: MSSLPPRPLILASTSVYRRQLLERLRLPFSVVASQVDETPLPGETPPDIACRLALAKARSVAQAHPTAVVIGSDQVADLAGQALGKPGNHVRAIAQLQTMRGNTVVFQTAVAVVCLETGFAQTELAQVKVRFRALTDAQIEAYLLAETPYDCAGSAKSEGLGIALLERIDNDDPTALIGLPLIRTCQLIQAAGIQVL, translated from the coding sequence ATGAGTTCTTTACCCCCACGCCCCCTGATCCTTGCCTCCACCTCGGTCTACCGCCGCCAGTTGCTCGAACGTTTGCGTCTGCCGTTCAGCGTGGTTGCCTCTCAGGTCGATGAAACCCCGCTGCCCGGCGAGACCCCACCCGACATCGCCTGCCGCCTGGCGCTGGCCAAGGCGCGATCGGTCGCCCAAGCCCACCCAACGGCGGTGGTGATTGGCTCCGACCAGGTGGCCGACCTGGCGGGTCAAGCGCTGGGCAAACCCGGCAACCACGTGCGCGCCATCGCCCAACTGCAGACCATGCGCGGCAACACCGTGGTGTTTCAGACCGCCGTGGCGGTGGTCTGCCTGGAAACAGGCTTTGCCCAAACCGAACTGGCACAGGTCAAGGTGCGCTTTCGCGCGCTGACGGACGCACAGATTGAGGCCTACCTGCTGGCGGAAACCCCCTACGACTGTGCTGGCAGCGCCAAAAGCGAGGGCCTGGGCATTGCCTTGCTGGAACGCATCGACAACGACGACCCGACCGCACTGATTGGCCTACCACTGATTCGCACCTGCCAGCTGATCCAGGCTGCTGGTATCCAAGTGCTGTGA
- a CDS encoding SAM-dependent methyltransferase, with protein sequence MEATTTPGTLYLVPAPLDFGCDDSTDLQASLPLGTLQTAASLRHWVCENAKSARAYLKRIHEITPLCCSIQDMQLVELPREVHKKGDHHGNFDARGLLQPALDGYAMGLISEAGMPAVADPGSSVVRAAHDLGIRVAPLVGPVSLLLALAASGLNGQSFAFVGYLPQDPSERATRIRELEALALRSGQTQLFIETPYRNQAMLQSLLQTLQHNTRLAIGSGLTLPRAQLVSDSIKGWKKKTSPLNNSTPAVFVIGR encoded by the coding sequence ATGGAGGCGACAACCACCCCAGGCACCTTGTATCTGGTGCCCGCGCCGCTCGACTTTGGCTGTGACGACAGCACCGATTTACAAGCCAGCCTGCCGCTGGGCACCCTGCAAACGGCCGCTAGCCTGCGCCACTGGGTCTGTGAAAACGCCAAGTCGGCGCGCGCCTATCTCAAACGCATCCACGAGATCACGCCGCTGTGCTGCAGCATCCAGGACATGCAACTGGTGGAGCTGCCGCGTGAGGTGCACAAAAAAGGTGACCACCACGGCAATTTCGACGCACGCGGCCTGTTACAGCCCGCGCTGGATGGTTATGCCATGGGCCTCATTAGCGAAGCCGGTATGCCCGCCGTGGCCGATCCGGGCTCGTCGGTAGTGCGTGCGGCACATGACCTGGGTATCCGCGTGGCGCCCCTGGTCGGGCCGGTGTCGCTGCTGCTGGCCCTGGCTGCCAGCGGGCTCAACGGCCAGAGCTTTGCATTTGTGGGGTATTTGCCGCAGGATCCGTCGGAGCGCGCCACACGCATCCGTGAACTCGAGGCCCTGGCTTTGCGCAGCGGGCAGACCCAGCTGTTCATCGAGACACCCTACCGCAACCAGGCCATGCTGCAGTCCTTGCTGCAAACTTTGCAGCACAACACCCGCCTGGCGATTGGGTCCGGGCTGACTTTGCCACGTGCCCAACTGGTGAGCGACAGCATCAAGGGCTGGAAGAAAAAAACCAGCCCACTCAACAACAGCACACCGGCAGTGTTTGTGATTGGCCGTTAA
- a CDS encoding S49 family peptidase produces MTDPADSDKPGASSVPEYTPNAAQAQVDKGPDATQKKASGEPAALGWERATLEKLAFASLHEQRLARRWRNFVRLAWLVFLIGVAWFGFDQSNTTKNVTTPHTAVVDIKGEIASGNEASAELILSSVRAAFEDAGAQAVVLLINSPGGSPVQAGIVNDEIRRLKVLHNKPVYAVVEESCASAAYYIAVAADKIYVDKASIVGSIGVLMDGFGFTGLMEKLGVERRLMTAGENKGFLDPFSPQTERQREYAQAMLNQIHQQFITAVKTGRGTRLKEDADTFSGLFWSGQQAIELGLADQLGSIDYVAREVVKAEEIIDYTRRDNVAERLVKRFGAALGAAVVQATQSSAVLR; encoded by the coding sequence ATGACAGATCCAGCTGATTCGGACAAACCAGGCGCCTCATCCGTGCCGGAATACACGCCAAATGCGGCGCAAGCCCAGGTAGATAAAGGGCCTGATGCTACACAAAAAAAAGCGTCTGGTGAGCCAGCTGCCCTTGGCTGGGAGCGCGCCACGCTGGAGAAGCTGGCGTTTGCGTCGCTGCACGAGCAGCGCCTGGCGCGGCGCTGGCGCAATTTTGTGCGTCTGGCCTGGCTGGTGTTTCTGATCGGGGTGGCCTGGTTCGGTTTTGACCAGAGCAACACCACCAAAAATGTGACCACACCCCATACCGCCGTGGTGGACATCAAGGGTGAAATTGCCTCAGGCAATGAGGCCAGCGCTGAGCTGATCCTGTCCTCGGTGCGCGCCGCTTTTGAGGATGCCGGGGCGCAAGCGGTGGTGCTGTTGATCAACTCCCCGGGTGGCAGCCCGGTGCAGGCAGGCATCGTGAATGATGAAATCCGCCGTCTCAAAGTCTTGCACAACAAGCCGGTGTACGCGGTGGTCGAGGAGTCTTGTGCCTCGGCGGCGTATTACATCGCGGTGGCAGCGGACAAGATCTACGTGGACAAGGCCAGCATCGTTGGCAGCATTGGTGTGCTGATGGACGGTTTTGGTTTCACCGGCCTGATGGAGAAGCTCGGTGTGGAGCGGCGCCTGATGACGGCGGGGGAGAACAAGGGTTTTCTGGACCCGTTCAGCCCGCAGACCGAGCGCCAGCGTGAGTACGCCCAGGCCATGCTCAACCAGATCCACCAGCAGTTCATCACCGCCGTCAAAACCGGGCGCGGTACACGGCTCAAGGAAGACGCCGACACCTTCAGCGGCCTGTTCTGGAGCGGCCAGCAAGCCATCGAGCTGGGTCTGGCTGACCAGCTGGGCAGCATCGACTATGTGGCGCGTGAGGTGGTGAAAGCTGAAGAGATCATCGACTACACCCGCCGTGACAACGTCGCTGAGCGCCTGGTCAAGCGTTTTGGTGCGGCGCTGGGCGCTGCGGTGGTGCAGGCCACCCAGTCCTCGGCTGTGCTGCGTTAA
- a CDS encoding Rieske (2Fe-2S) protein — MSESVFLCASSDLVDSGEAVPFEVRYYSESVAAFAVRYADTVYAYLNRCTHVPMEMDYQPNQFFDSTGHWLMCATHGAMYSPQTGQCVMGRCRGGLVKIVVSEEAGMVHWHTSDKLQPNQAL; from the coding sequence ATGTCTGAGTCGGTGTTTTTGTGCGCTTCGTCCGACCTGGTCGACAGCGGTGAGGCGGTGCCGTTTGAGGTGCGGTATTACTCGGAAAGTGTCGCGGCATTTGCGGTGCGTTACGCTGACACGGTTTACGCTTATCTGAACCGTTGCACCCATGTGCCGATGGAGATGGATTACCAGCCCAACCAGTTTTTTGACAGCACCGGCCACTGGCTGATGTGTGCCACGCATGGGGCCATGTATTCACCCCAGACCGGCCAGTGTGTGATGGGCCGTTGCCGTGGTGGCCTGGTCAAAATAGTGGTCAGCGAAGAAGCGGGCATGGTGCACTGGCATACTTCCGACAAACTACAACCCAACCAAGCCTTATGA
- a CDS encoding HAD family hydrolase yields the protein MTPRNFDLIAFDWDGTLFDSTAIIARCIQAAVRDVGGKEPTYEEASYVIGMGLMQALAHAAPDVPEALYPQLGDRYRHHYFAIQHEISLFEGVLPLLAELKARGHLLVVATGKSRRGLDEVLGSADLAGVFDASRTADQTAGKPDPLMLNELMAEFDVPPERTLMVGDTTHDLQMALNAGCPSLAVSYGAHDHAVFGALQPLFVAHSVPQMRDWLLAHG from the coding sequence ATGACCCCACGCAACTTTGACCTGATCGCCTTCGACTGGGATGGCACCCTGTTTGACTCCACCGCCATCATCGCCCGCTGTATCCAGGCGGCGGTGCGTGATGTGGGTGGCAAGGAGCCGACGTATGAAGAAGCTTCGTACGTGATTGGCATGGGCCTGATGCAGGCGCTGGCGCACGCGGCACCTGACGTGCCCGAGGCGCTTTACCCCCAGTTGGGGGACCGCTACCGCCACCATTACTTTGCTATCCAGCATGAGATCAGCCTGTTTGAGGGGGTGTTGCCACTGTTGGCCGAGCTCAAAGCGCGCGGTCACCTGCTGGTGGTGGCCACTGGCAAAAGCCGTCGCGGCCTGGACGAGGTCCTGGGCAGCGCTGACCTGGCGGGGGTGTTCGATGCCTCACGCACCGCCGACCAGACGGCAGGCAAGCCCGACCCCCTGATGCTCAACGAGTTGATGGCGGAGTTTGATGTGCCCCCCGAGCGCACCCTCATGGTGGGGGACACCACACACGACCTGCAAATGGCGCTCAACGCCGGTTGTCCGAGTCTGGCAGTGAGTTATGGTGCGCATGACCACGCGGTGTTTGGCGCCTTGCAGCCTTTGTTTGTGGCGCACAGCGTGCCCCAGATGCGTGACTGGTTGTTGGCCCATGGCTGA
- a CDS encoding RluA family pseudouridine synthase: protein MKVIIGGKPAPPAPKVETLCIDEDASGQRVDNFLIRHLKGVPKTHIYRLIRSGEVRVNKGRVSADTRLTTGDLLRVPPVRISERVAEKEQAMAEQVAHGAPARDFPVLLEDDHLIAINKPAGVAVHGGSGVSFGVIEQLRMARPQAKFLELVHRLDRETSGILLVAKKRSALKQLQDQFRTRQTGKTYLAMVRGQWPAKLKVLDKPLHKYLLDGNEAQAGERRVKVVSRDDPDGMPSVTLVKVRASSADYSLLEVTIKTGRTHQIRVHLASEGFPILGDDKYGDFEHNKQLARASAQHQLKRMFLHAWRLQLHHPASGEPIELLADLPPELAHFSAAVLAPRPD, encoded by the coding sequence GTGAAAGTCATTATAGGGGGCAAACCTGCTCCGCCTGCCCCCAAAGTGGAAACCCTTTGTATCGACGAAGACGCGTCGGGCCAACGGGTCGACAACTTCCTGATCCGCCACCTCAAAGGCGTGCCCAAGACCCACATCTACCGACTCATTCGCAGTGGCGAGGTGCGTGTCAACAAGGGCCGCGTCAGTGCCGATACCCGACTCACAACCGGCGACCTGCTGCGGGTGCCGCCGGTGCGCATCTCCGAACGGGTGGCTGAAAAAGAGCAGGCGATGGCTGAGCAGGTGGCGCATGGCGCACCGGCGCGCGATTTCCCGGTCTTGTTGGAAGACGATCACCTGATCGCCATCAATAAACCCGCCGGTGTGGCGGTGCATGGTGGCTCCGGCGTGAGTTTCGGGGTGATCGAGCAATTGCGTATGGCGCGTCCGCAGGCCAAATTCCTGGAGCTGGTGCACCGGCTGGACCGTGAGACCAGTGGCATTTTGCTGGTGGCCAAAAAACGCAGCGCCCTCAAACAGCTGCAAGACCAGTTCCGCACGCGCCAGACCGGCAAGACCTACCTGGCGATGGTGCGTGGACAGTGGCCTGCCAAATTGAAGGTGCTGGACAAACCCTTGCACAAGTACCTGCTCGACGGCAACGAGGCACAGGCGGGTGAACGTCGTGTCAAGGTGGTGTCACGCGATGACCCGGACGGTATGCCCTCGGTCACCTTGGTGAAAGTGCGTGCCTCCAGCGCCGATTACTCGCTGCTCGAAGTGACGATCAAGACCGGACGCACCCACCAGATCCGGGTGCATCTGGCCAGCGAAGGATTCCCGATCTTGGGGGACGACAAATACGGTGACTTTGAGCACAACAAACAACTGGCCCGCGCCAGCGCACAACACCAGCTCAAGCGCATGTTTTTACACGCCTGGCGTTTGCAGTTGCATCACCCCGCCAGCGGTGAACCGATTGAATTGCTGGCAGACTTGCCACCAGAACTCGCCCATTTTTCTGCCGCAGTGCTGGCGCCGCGCCCTGATTGA